In the Treponema maltophilum ATCC 51939 genome, AAATCGCACTTAAAATTAAACGTTGTCCGAAAACTGAAGTTTTCGGACAGCCGCCTAAAAGGCTGCCGTACGTCAACGACTTTGCGGCGGCCTTTTTTATGCTTTCAGCGATTTTTCGATAAAGCGGCGCAAAACGGGAATGTGGCTTTGTTCAACGTCTTTATTCGCATATAAAACCGTAACGTTTCCTTTTTTTATTTCAGCTTTGATTTTATCCGTAAAATCCTTTGCACCGGGGTTTTGCGCCAATTCTTTTGCGTACAGGGACGAAAAAGTTTCGTAGTCGATTTCGCCGCGGTGATATGCTTGCCGCAAATCGGACGAAGGCGTAATTTCCTTTGCCCACTCGTCGAGGCAAGCCTTTTCTTTCGAAATTCCGCGCGGCCACAATCTGTCCGCCAAAATCCTGAACCCGTCCTCTTTTTCCGACGGATCGTACACCCGCTTCCATAATAATTTTCCCATAGGACTTCCTTTTAGGCCGGTTTCGCGGCCGTTACACTTTTCTCGTTTTTATTTTCGGATAATTTTTCGGTAAATATAACCTTATGGCTATTCCGTCAATTTATTTATATTTTCAATCATAGCCGTCGACTTGAGCTACATGTCTGTCGGTATTCAAGGTTACACCAATAGCTCATAGACGTGTCCGTCTGTTCTTCAAAACCCCGCACCGGCGGGACAATCGGAAAGGATTTGCGTTTCGCCGAAGCGCAAAACGCGGGTGCAGGTTTTACAGATAAATTCATAGTCGTGCGTTACGATAAAAACGATACGGTGTGCGGCAAGGCTGCGGATAAGGGCCGAAACCTGGGCCATGCTGTCATAGTCAAGACCGCTTGTCGGTTCGTCAAAAACAAGCAGCGGCTTGGCGCTCACCTGTCCCGCGGCAACGGCGACCCGCTGCTTTTGTCCGCCGGAAAGAGAAACCGGATGCCGCGCGCGAAGCGCCGACAAATGCAGCGCATCAAGAACCGCTTCGACCGATTCCGCTTTTACCGCTTTCAGCCCGAAAGAACATTCGGCTTCGACGCTTTCCGCAAAAAGCTGGTAATTCACATCCTGCATCACCATATACGCGCGCTTCAGACGCTCTTTCGGTTTAAGCGTTTTTCCGTTCCACAGAAAACTGCCGGACGTTTCTTTGTGCAAGCCGCACAGTGCGCGTACAAAGGTTGTCTTTCCGGCACCGTTTGCGCCCGTAATTGCGATAATTTCGCCTGCGCGGGCGGAAAAAGAAAGGTTTTGCAAAATAAGCTTTCTTTTGCGGTACAGCAAAACATTCTTCACCTCCAGTTCAAGCCGCTCGTGCGCTGTTCCGTTTTGTGCGGCCGCCGTATCGGGCGCGCGATCGGGCCGCACTTCGCTC is a window encoding:
- a CDS encoding DUF488 domain-containing protein codes for the protein MGKLLWKRVYDPSEKEDGFRILADRLWPRGISKEKACLDEWAKEITPSSDLRQAYHRGEIDYETFSSLYAKELAQNPGAKDFTDKIKAEIKKGNVTVLYANKDVEQSHIPVLRRFIEKSLKA